From Candidatus Obscuribacterales bacterium:
CGTGGTTATATACTTCTTTCCTATGCCGCAGAGCCAAGCAAGGCTGTTGAAGACTTTAAATATGCAGCCAGAAAAGTAGCTAGTCGTGCTGAAGCTTATCTGGGACTTGCTAAGGCATATGAGTCTTTGGGAGACTATGAAAACTCAATAAACTCTTATTCTAAAATCATAAATAATCCAAAGACCTACGACAGAGTCATGGTGCTGACTGCTTACGCGGGGCGTTGTCTGTCTGAATTTTCATATGCTTTATTGTTAGCTAATGAAGAGATGCACAAAGAGGCAGTGGAGCAGTTTAATTGCTGTGTTAAAGATTACCAGTTGAGCAATATTAGAAATCAAAATTTTTATGCTGAGATTTTTAAGAATAGATGTTTATCATATATGTCTTTAGGGAGAAGGTGGAAGGCTAGGTTAGATGCTCGCCTCAAAGGTTTGAAGACAAAAGATATTGAAGGGCTTAAACTTACTAACTTAGAAAAGATTTCTGCTGCCATTCTGATTCTATGTTTGCTGCCCGCTGGCTTTTTCTGTGCCAGAGAAATTCCAAATTTAGGCATATTCTCATCTTTTGAAAGATGGTCTAACCAACAATTACTCAAAGAGTGATTAGAATGTGCTGAAAGAGTTGAACAGCCTTTGAAAAGCTGTTTGTGTTTTCATAAAGTTTTCAATTTTGAGATTCTCTAACTGAGGTGTATATCACTAGTTGTGATGGGCCCTGGCACTCTAAAGCTAAGCGATCGCCCCTCTGCCATCGTCAAACCTTCAACTCTGGGATTATTCTAGCTGATGCGTCTTGGGATCTAGAGAAAATGGAGAATAGGGGATTCGAACCCCTTACCTCTGCGGTGCGATCGCAGCGCTCTACCAATTGAGCTAATTCCCCCTGCCGCTATTTTACCATTGACCTTCCTAGCTTCACCCTACTGATTGACGCAATTCGGCCCCATTGAACACCTGCTGCACCCGATCTAGCTCCAGCTCCGTCAAATAGTCCACGGCCCAGTTCGCCTGCCGCTGCATCATATGATAGGGGTAGGTATTTGCCACCCCCACCACCGACATGCCCGCCGCCTTGGCTGCCTGGATGCCCGCCGGTGTATCTTCAATCACCAAGCAGTCCGCTGGCATGAGGTTGAGGTTGGGCTGCTGGGCATTTAAGCGAGCGATCGCTGTCAGGTAACCATCCGGCTCCGGCGGCCCCACTAGGTAGTCCTCGCCTGATATCACCGCATTGACTTGATCGGCCAAGTGACTGCGCTGCATCACGTAATCGACCTCAGACCGCGACGCGCCACTCACCACCGCGATCGCCACCTGCAACGTCCGCAGTTGGTAGAGCAAATCCGTCAGCCCTGGATAGATCGGCAACTTGGCTTGATCGTCCAGCAGGCGTTGATAGCGCTCCGCTTTGCGATCGCACAACCGTTTGAGATAATCCTGGTTCATGATCCGCCCGCGCCGTTCAAACAAGTCTGTCAAACAATCGCGATCGCTCCGGCCTAGGCACAGGGGCGCAAATTCTTCCCCGTTGGGTCGCAGATTTTCATCTAGGAGGAGTTCTTCCAGCAACTGTTTGCGGATCTCTTCATCGTGGATGATCACACCACTACAGTCGAACAAT
This genomic window contains:
- a CDS encoding HAD family phosphatase; protein product: MPLKAVLFDCSGVIIHDEEIRKQLLEELLLDENLRPNGEEFAPLCLGRSDRDCLTDLFERRGRIMNQDYLKRLCDRKAERYQRLLDDQAKLPIYPGLTDLLYQLRTLQVAIAVVSGASRSEVDYVMQRSHLADQVNAVISGEDYLVGPPEPDGYLTAIARLNAQQPNLNLMPADCLVIEDTPAGIQAAKAAGMSVVGVANTYPYHMMQRQANWAVDYLTELELDRVQQVFNGAELRQSVG